The window TTGAAAGCCTGCCGGGTCTAGCTTTTCAAGGTGAAGCGGATGGGCAGCACTGCCCGGCAGGGCATGGCGACTCCGCCGTTTTGCGCGGGCGAAAAGGTCGAGGCCCTGGCCGCCTTCACGGCGGCCTCGTCCAGGCGCGGGCCGGCGCTGTCGACGACATCGATGGTGGTCAGGTTTCCGCGCGCGTCCAGATGGAGCATG of the Deltaproteobacteria bacterium genome contains:
- a CDS encoding TonB family protein, which translates into the protein MLHLDARGNLTTIDVVDSAGPRLDEAAVKAARASTFSPAQNGGVAMPCRAVLPIRFTLKS